The genome window TGGTACATGCGGATGAGCATGCGCACAGTATCCGGCGACGAGCTCGGATACCCGTGGTTCCCCACATCCACGCCCGTGAACTCTCGGTTCCAGTCGTCGTACAGCCAAGCGGTGCGCGCGCCGCCTGAGCCGTCAATGTACAGCTTGATGCCGCCACTAATAAGTTGGTCGTCGCCGGTGCTCTCGTACGGGCGCGTCGTGGCGGCGCGTTGCTCAATAATCCGCTTGGCGCCTTCCACACTGCGCCCGCCGAGCCAGAGGGCAAAGACGCGCACGGTGAGCGCACTGTCGGCCTGCACCTTCTTGTATACGTCCCACGCCTGCGGCGAGACGCCGGGGTCCTTTACACCGGTCATTCCCTCTGCATTGAAGGCTTTCACAATGTCACGAATGCCGCGCTCGGTGTCGCCCGCATTACGCGCGGGAATAAGCCGACGCACAAGTCCCTGCGCGCCTTCCTTGAGCACGCCCGTGGGAGTGCCGTCGGCGTTGCGGTCTATTGTGCCAGCGGGCGGATTCGGCGTGTCCTTGGTGACGTTGCCGAGTTTGAGCGCGAGGCTATTCGCCACGCCGTAGTGGCCGGTGGTCTGCGTCAGGTACACCGGGTTGTCGGGCGCTGCGGCGTCGAGATCCTTGGCGCTCACCATCCGCTTTTCGGTGAGCTTCCCCTCGTCCCACCCTTGCCCCTCAATCCACGCGCCCTTTGGAAGTGTGGCGGCCTTTGCCTTCACCGCGGCCACAATGTCGGCCACGCGCTTCACCGTCGGATACGCGAGGTCGAGAACAAAGAGTCGCGCAGTGCCCGCGTTCGCGAAGTGCGCGTGCGCGTCAATCAACCCTGGCGTCACAGTGCGCCCCGCAAGATCAATGCGGCGCGCGTTTGGCGCGGCCAGCCGCTGCACCTCGGCGTTCGTCCCCACCGCTATGATTTTATTGCCCGCGAGGGCCACGGCCTGCGCCACGCGATCGGTCGCGTCCACCGTGAGCACGCGACCATTCACAAGAATCAGGTCGGCGCGCGGCGCGGCTTGTTGTGCGGCAAGGAGCCACGGGGCAGCGGCGAGGCAGAGCAGTGCCGTGCGGAATTTCCAGCTGCGGGGCAAGAACATCTTTATCTCCAAAATGTCAGTGAACACCGAGAACAGTGCGCAGTATCGCACCGCAGGAGTCGCGTACAATTCGCTGCGGTGGTCAAACTACCGATCCACCATTCCCATACTGTGCGCAAAATACCGTGCTCCCGAAATCTTCTCGGGCGCGAGTGCATCATTGAGAAACGTCATCTCCTCCGCACTCAGCACAAGCGACGCGGCGCCGATGTTTTCTTCGAGATACTGCCGACGCTTCGTTCCTGGGATCGGCACGATGTTCGCTCCCTTGTGTAAGAGCCACGCCAGCGCCACCTGCCCAGGCGCCGCACCGCGCGACACCGCAAACTCACGCACCG of Gemmatimonadota bacterium contains these proteins:
- a CDS encoding amidohydrolase, whose protein sequence is MFLPRSWKFRTALLCLAAAPWLLAAQQAAPRADLILVNGRVLTVDATDRVAQAVALAGNKIIAVGTNAEVQRLAAPNARRIDLAGRTVTPGLIDAHAHFANAGTARLFVLDLAYPTVKRVADIVAAVKAKAATLPKGAWIEGQGWDEGKLTEKRMVSAKDLDAAAPDNPVYLTQTTGHYGVANSLALKLGNVTKDTPNPPAGTIDRNADGTPTGVLKEGAQGLVRRLIPARNAGDTERGIRDIVKAFNAEGMTGVKDPGVSPQAWDVYKKVQADSALTVRVFALWLGGRSVEGAKRIIEQRAATTRPYESTGDDQLISGGIKLYIDGSGGARTAWLYDDWNREFTGVDVGNHGYPSSSPDTVRMLIRMYHDAGMHVSTHSIGDQGIDWVMDSYDQAMRENPKQGLRHGIIHSNIPSDHAIALMAKLQHTYDAGYPEPSATFTWWLGDTYAANFGAARSPRLNPFATFKSKGIVWANGSDFGVTPFAARYGIWAAVAREPLLGVYGSDPFGRKESVDVKTALRAATLWAARQLFLETKIGSVEVGK